From a single Polyangiaceae bacterium genomic region:
- a CDS encoding SRPBCC family protein, translating to MLSRADGRWVLRFERVLPHGCEKVWRALTDPSELSHWFPANVEGARRTGAVLRFLDRDGGDTTHGHVTALRSKEVFEYTWVDALLRWELGPEGEGCRLVFTHSFYDSATAARDAAGWESSLDRLGRWLLGAPVAFDPARWENAFERYVNALTLMAGPQQGA from the coding sequence ATGCTGAGCAGGGCGGATGGACGTTGGGTGCTGCGCTTCGAGCGTGTGCTGCCGCATGGCTGCGAGAAGGTCTGGCGTGCGCTCACGGATCCGAGCGAGCTGTCGCACTGGTTCCCCGCGAACGTGGAGGGTGCGCGCCGGACCGGCGCCGTGCTCCGCTTCCTGGATCGCGACGGCGGCGACACGACCCATGGCCACGTCACGGCCCTGCGGTCGAAGGAAGTGTTCGAGTACACTTGGGTCGACGCGCTCTTGCGCTGGGAGCTCGGCCCAGAAGGCGAAGGCTGCCGGCTGGTGTTCACGCATTCCTTCTACGACTCGGCCACGGCCGCCCGGGACGCCGCCGGCTGGGAGTCGAGCCTCGATCGCCTCGGGCGTTGGCTGCTCGGCGCTCCCGTCGCGTTCGACCCCGCGCGCTGGGAAAACGCGTTCGAGCGCTACGTGAACGCGCTCACGCTGATGGCCGGGCCGCAGCAAGGCGCCTGA
- a CDS encoding dienelactone hydrolase family protein, producing MTIQLADGPAPAYFATPKTDGPHPAVLFYMDALGLRQTLTQMADRLAESGYVVLLPELYYRAGEYAPFEGKKVFAKVEGEFERVMGMVKALQMDGVMGDTERMLEDLALRPEVKPGPVGTVGYCMGGGFALAAGCHFPDRIGAVMSFHGGGFVTEAESPDVIGEKMHAAVYLGVAETDGRHDAAVSERLEAALTRADVPHQIEVYAGAAHGFAVPDLPVFDAKASEQHWQRMLAWFGEHL from the coding sequence ATGACGATTCAGCTCGCGGACGGCCCGGCCCCCGCGTACTTCGCGACCCCCAAGACGGACGGACCGCACCCGGCGGTGCTGTTCTACATGGATGCACTCGGCCTGCGGCAAACGCTGACGCAGATGGCGGATCGCTTGGCGGAGAGCGGCTACGTCGTGCTGCTGCCGGAGCTGTACTACCGTGCGGGCGAGTACGCGCCGTTCGAGGGCAAGAAGGTGTTCGCCAAGGTGGAGGGCGAGTTCGAGCGCGTGATGGGCATGGTGAAGGCGCTGCAGATGGACGGCGTGATGGGCGACACCGAGCGCATGCTGGAAGATCTCGCCCTGCGGCCGGAAGTGAAACCCGGACCCGTGGGCACCGTGGGCTACTGCATGGGCGGCGGGTTCGCGCTGGCGGCGGGGTGCCATTTCCCGGATCGGATCGGAGCGGTGATGTCCTTCCATGGCGGCGGCTTCGTCACGGAAGCCGAGAGCCCGGACGTGATCGGCGAGAAGATGCACGCGGCGGTGTACCTCGGCGTCGCGGAGACCGACGGTCGCCACGACGCCGCCGTGAGCGAGCGCCTGGAAGCGGCGCTCACTCGTGCCGACGTCCCGCACCAGATCGAGGTGTATGCGGGAGCGGCGCACGGCTTCGCGGTGCCGGATTTGCCCGTGTTCGACGCCAAGGCGTCGGAGCAGCACTGGCAACGCATGCTCGCGTGGTTCGGCGAGCACCTTTAG
- a CDS encoding dienelactone hydrolase family protein yields MTEDTAVTVEGGEVPVVLAKPAKAGPAVVVVPSIFGIGSDLRAELEGFAEHGAFAASFDPFWRVDPGVVPYSDMARGMERVQKMDRARAYQDFLSVIDWLRAEPEVNGHVIGVGICFGGPFCFLAAADGKLNAVATWHGSRLDGFLDRAQDMKCPMRIHFGDQDPVAPPEVREKVAGAFAGRSDVLITLHPGATHGFSQRDSPAHQPEAHQAAVRSVLELIDAAR; encoded by the coding sequence ATGACGGAAGACACGGCTGTAACGGTAGAGGGCGGCGAGGTGCCGGTCGTCCTGGCAAAGCCCGCGAAGGCAGGCCCGGCGGTGGTCGTCGTGCCGTCCATCTTCGGCATCGGCAGCGACCTGCGCGCGGAGCTCGAAGGCTTCGCGGAGCACGGCGCCTTCGCCGCCAGCTTCGACCCATTCTGGCGCGTGGACCCCGGCGTGGTCCCATACTCCGACATGGCGCGGGGAATGGAGCGCGTGCAGAAGATGGATCGCGCTCGCGCATACCAAGATTTCCTGAGCGTCATCGACTGGCTGCGCGCAGAGCCCGAAGTGAATGGTCACGTCATCGGCGTGGGCATCTGCTTCGGAGGTCCGTTCTGCTTCTTGGCCGCCGCGGATGGCAAGCTGAACGCGGTGGCCACGTGGCACGGAAGTCGTCTGGACGGCTTCCTCGATCGCGCGCAGGACATGAAGTGTCCGATGCGAATTCACTTCGGCGATCAGGATCCGGTGGCGCCGCCGGAGGTGCGCGAGAAAGTGGCCGGCGCCTTCGCAGGGCGGAGCGACGTTCTCATCACGCTCCACCCCGGCGCCACCCACGGCTTTTCACAGCGCGACAGCCCGGCGCATCAACCCGAAGCGCACCAGGCAGCGGTACGCTCGGTGCTCGAGCTGATCGACGCGGCGCGCTGA